One region of Anticarsia gemmatalis isolate Benzon Research Colony breed Stoneville strain chromosome 2, ilAntGemm2 primary, whole genome shotgun sequence genomic DNA includes:
- the LOC142980159 gene encoding uncharacterized protein CG7065-like isoform X4, which translates to MDLPDCPPGAEGYQDSVTEVPRKYDDTTCTKAEQEFQEHLNSLKIKLEDGTTRNMVERSGRDVAGKWIYLCYPCAAVCSGESILQTHISGKKHKAKLALTNRWPCSIFDDHPYHQASAKTAEKPQNVREAQEDFHNRDAISLEQEFSKYRNIPCQIEESLKEIKAPLIGLEYLIEHPPEEAHYEPKYICSLCTKQGHPRTILNHMTCYGHRYQYILRHFPKACSMLAPYRSQTCYREGVGIVVSRLAQRIEDKCGRQKPVNIEKEEYEKDKERIHRWIFKGRHYDENEGGTLEEIVDIDLITSLSQNDSSSKDRRSNSSSERRDPSPPVVAAPAKPHFNHFSRPAGRQERRTGSVESLSDISDEGDTDMRRDSARNDRNSRPDDRRRAMSPVRSRYIIRNNIVGQRKSQEKTRPPNYEYKLKLAAEKRAAAEEFAKKTLAYHEKNPEKHPLYPEEWKKFWNKRYKEIQAEGKDPSKHDFKPEWIVFWTARMKVLHDEELRVTVNELYRKMCLSPPDMSRSSAEPPRRALDARRPPDTGRRLDDVGRRDDRRRSPFDRRRRSPDSRRRSPDPRRRSPDLRRRSPDLRRRSPDMHRRSPDPRRRSPDYRHRSPLHRRSPDFKRDRRSPMMRRSPIRRRSIDRHRSPLAHRPLARSRSPIRLSPMRGRGALEGRSGSPLSQRGMQARNRSPEHELAPSMQTVLISDDELKPDDGGLSPWNSDNEIGSVGSSASRRRGLGGGAGGGAPDDVVATLRLLVALEDYLGSLGPKLVDLLAEALKMEKEKANSSEELLVRESAVVLIETAKEKLKGAAQAGLVTGSAATAARAAVVRAAATLHEADKRARKKAEATKSSLAVAGVGAVDRAQIAQQMAAALVAQGKTDVSSDELAQLVDAVVGMAEAKQRQARRAEPARPAPPAAPRAAGAAGTTSALQMLQSAYDENDKRIEKDDAPDAMDGLSDSDLETLLKNFNELSAEEQHSLIAYLKKLEAREPARVERLRKYVSDAAHGPAPAPGPAPAAGPAPDPAPAPKVDSAQLVLESDDDDYTVEEVFKSATQKVKEDQIRQEMEIVKKSLEESKPSTPTAPVPEKTPEPAASVSSIADLSRHLSSASDLFALVQATIKSTTTPTPAPIVQPPEVVVSNTQPRSFGDLPEVPLVLQESLVPPAPLPSPSPLLRMPQDLGDNRKLQTPPSEHYQHGGPPPTDQYEQDNQRPNEDYNQSNPPPNEQFGQNDRFVPGNQPPNDRFAQGNLPINNRFGQVPTPNDRFGQGNPQNDRFGQGNPPMNERFGQINQPPIDRFPQQPNDRFGPGNQQPNDRFPPGNQPQIERFAQGNQPQMERFGPGNQPQMERFGPGNQPPNDRFGQPNQPPNDRFIQGNQPIIDRFVQGSQPFIDRFGQNIQPNEVYNQINQWIRPNTIMLENRAPLRGPNNPVQLLASGPYNPGLRQNFMNRNNFDNRPQMMNQQQFGNYDNQNNFRGRGGRGHFGGGPMRGRGRGYY; encoded by the exons AGAAGCCACAAAATGTAAGAGAAGCACAGGAAGACTTCCACAATCGGGACGCAATCAGTCTAGAGCAGGAGTTTTCCAAGTACAGAAACATTCCTTGTCAAATTGAGGAATCGCTGAAGGAAATCAA GGCTCCGTTGATAGGGCTGGAGTATCTAATCGAGCACCCGCCGGAGGAGGCGCACTACGAGCCCAAGTACATCTGCTCGCTGTGCACCAAGCAGGGTCACCCGCGCACCATCCTCAACCACATGACTTGTTACGGCCACCGATACCAGTATATT CTGCGCCACTTCCCGAAGGCGTGCAGCATGCTGGCGCCGTACCGCTCGCAGACGTGCTACCGCGAGGGCGTGGGCATCGTGGTCAGCCGCCTGGCGCAGCGCATCGAGGACAAGTGCGGCCGGCAGAAGCCCGTCAACATCGAGAAAGAGGAATATGAGAAAGACAA GGAGCGAATTCATCGTTGGATCTTCAAAGGGCGTCACTACGACGAGAATGAAGGCGGCACTTTGGAAGAGATCGTCGACATCGACCTTATTACCTCGCTCTCTCAAAATG ATTCGTCGTCTAAGGACAGGAGGTCAAACAG TAGTTCGGAGAGGAGGGATCCATCGCCGCCGGTGGTCGCCGCGCCGGCTAAACCACACTTCAATCACTTTTCG CGGCCGGCGGGTCGGCAGGAGCGCCGCACGGGCTCCGTGGAGTCACTGTCGGACATCAGCGATGAGGGCGACACTGACATGCGCCGGGACTCGGCCAGGAATGATCGCAACTCTAG ACCGGATGATAGACGTCGCGCCATGTCACCGGTGCGAAGTCGATACATCATCAGAAATAACATTGTAGGCCAGAGGAAATCACAAGAGAAG ACGCGGCCGCCGAACTACGAATACAAGTTGAAGCTGGCGGCCGAGAAGCGCGCGGCGGCGGAGGAGTTCGCGAAGAAAACCCTTGCGTACCACGAGAAGAACCCCGAGAAACATCCACTGTACCCTGAGGAGTGGAAGAAGTTCTGGAACAAACGATACAAGGAAATACAAGCAG AGGGTAAAGACCCATCAAAGCACGACTTCAAGCCGGAGTGGATAGTGTTCTGGACGGCGCGGATGAAGGTGCTGCACGACGAGGAGCTGCGCGTGACCGTGAACGAGCTGTACCGCAAGATGTGCCTGTCGCCGCCCGACATGAGCCGCTCGTCGGCCGAGCCCCCGCGCCGCGCGCTGGACGCCCGCCGCCCGCCCGACACCGGCCGACGGTTGGACGACGTCGGAAGGCGCGATGACCGACGTCGGTCGCCGTTTGATCGTCGCCGGCGCTCGCCTGATTCACGGCGCCGTTCCCCGGATCCCCGGCGTCGGTCCCCGGACCTTCGACGTCGATCGCCGGACCTACGACGTCGGTCACCAGATATGCACCGTCGGTCTCCAGATCCGCGTCGACGGTCGCCGGACTACCGACATAGATCGCCGTTGCACAGGCGCTCTCCTGATTTTAAACGTGACCGCAG GTCACCCATGATGCGTCGCTCGCCCATCAGACGTCGCTCCATAGATCGTCACCGGTCACCGCTGGCGCACCGCCCTCTGGCACGCTCACGCAGTCCCATTAG ACTGAGTCCGATGCGCGGTCGCGGGGCGCTGGAGGGCCGCAGCGGCAGTCCGCTGTCGCAGCGCGGCATGCAGGCGCGCAACCGCAGTCCCGAGCACGAGCTCGCGCCCTCCATGCAGACCGTGCTCATCTCTGACGACGAGCTCAAACC aGATGATGGAGGTCTGTCGCCGTGGAACTCTGACAACGAGATCGGCTCGGTGGGGTCGAGCGCGTCGCGACGCCGCGGCCTGGGGGGCGGCGCGGGAGGGGGGGCGCCCGACGACGTCGTGGCCACCCTGCGCCTACTCGTGGCGCTCGAGGACTACCTCGGCAGTCTGGGGCCCAAGCTCGTCGACCTGCTCGCCGAGGCGCTCAAGATGGAGAAG GAGAAGGCGAACTCTTCGGAAGAGCTTCTCGTGCGTGAGAGTGCGGTGGTGCTGATCGAGACCGCCAAGGAGAAGCTGAAGGGCGCGGCGCAGGCGGGGCTCGTGACCGGCagcgccgccaccgccgcccgcgccgccgtcGTCCGCGCCGCCGCCACGCTGCACGAGGCCGACAAACGAGCGAGGAAAAAG GCGGAGGCCACCAAGTCGTCGCTGGCGGTGGCGGGCGTGGGCGCCGTGGACCGCGCGCAGATCGCGCAGCAGATGGCGGCGGCGCTCGTGGCGCAGGGCAAGACCGACGTGTCCTCCGACGAGCTGGCGCAGCTCGTGGACGCCGTCGTGGGCATGGCCGAGGCCAAGCAGCGCCAGGCGCGCCGCGCGGAGCCcgcccgccccgcgccgcccgccgcgccccgTGCCGCCGGGGCCGCGGGCACCACCTCCGCGCTGCAGATGCTGCAGTCCGCCTACGACGAAAACGATAAAAG AATAGAGAAGGACGACGCTCCCGACGCGATGGACGGCCTGTCCGATTCGGACTTGGAGACGTTGCTCAAGAACTTCAACGAGCTGTCGGCGGAGGAGCAGCACAGCCTCATCGCGTACCTGAAGAAGCTGGAGGCGCGGGAGCCGGCGCGGGTGGAGCGCCTGCGCAAGTACGTGAGCGACGCGGCGCACGGGCCCGCGCCCGCCCCGgggcccgcgcccgccgcgggACCGGCGCCCGACCCCGCACCCGCACCCAAGGTTGACTCCGCACAGCTCGTGCTCGAGAGTGATGACGACGACTACACGGTGGAAGAG GTCTTCAAATCGGCGACACAAAAAGTGAAAGAAGACCAAATACGACAAGAAATGGAAATCGTAAAGAAGTCTTTGGAAGAGAGCAAACCTTCGACGCCGACTGCGCCGGTGCCCGAGAAGACACCCGAGCCGGCTGCGAGCGTGAGTTCAATCGCGGACCTCTCCCGACACTTGTCCTCGGCCAGTGACCTGTTCGCGTTGGTACAAGCCACTATCAAATCGACCACGACACCTACACCGGCGCCCATAGTCCAGCCCCCAGAAGTGGTGGTCAGTAATACACAACCTAGATCTTTTGGAGATCTCCCTGAAGTTCCACTCGTTCTTCAAGAGTCACTTGTTCCTCCTGCTCCGTTACCTTCGCCGTCGCCCCTGCTAAGAATGCCACAGGATTTAGGGGATAATAGAAAATTACAGACACCGCCAAGTGAGCACTACCAGCATGGTGGTCCACCGCCGACTGACCAATACGAGCAGGATAATCAGCGGCCAAATGAAGATTACAATCAAAGCAATCCACCGCCGAATGAACAGTTCGGTCAAAATGACCGATTTGTTCCCGGGAATCAGCCGCCAAATGATAGGTTCGCTCAAGGAAATTTACCAATAAACAATAGGTTTGGTCAAGTTCCTACCCCAAATGACCGCTTTGGTCAGGGAAATCCCCAGAATGATCGTTTTGGTCAAGGAAACCCACCCATGAACGAACGTTTCGGTCAAATAAACCAGCCGCCAATTGATCGTTTTCCTCAACAACCAAATGATCGTTTTGGTCCAGGAAACCAACAGCCAAATGATCGTTTCCCTCCAGGCAACCAGCCCCAAATTGAACGTTTTGCTCAAGGAAATCAACCGCAAATGGAACGTTTTGGACCAGGAAACCAGCCACAAATGGAACGCTTTGGACCAGGAAATCAACCACCTAATGATCGATTCGGTCAACCAAACCAACCTCCAAATGATCGCTTTATTCAAGGAAACCAACCGATAATTGATCGTTTCGTACAAGGAAGTCAACCTTTCATCGACCGTTTCGGTCAAAATATTCAACCGAACGAAGTCTACAACCAAATTAATCAATGGATTAGGCCTAATACCATTATGCTTGAAAACCGAGCGCCATTGAGAGGACCGAATAACCCGGTGCAGTTGCTTGCCAGTGGTCCGTACAATCCGGGGCTTCgacaaaatttcatgaatagaaataattttgataaccGACCACAGATGATGAACCAGCAACAATTTGGTAACTACgacaatcaaaataatttcagaGGTCGAGGAGGGAGGGGACACTTCGGAGGAGGACCCATGAGAGGTCGCGGCCGAGGTTACTATTAA
- the LOC142980159 gene encoding uncharacterized protein CG7065-like isoform X3, giving the protein MDLPDCPPGAEGYQDSVTEVPRKYDDTTCTKAEQEFQEHLNSLKIKLEDGTTRNMVERSGRDVAGKWIYLCYPCAAVCSGESILQTHISGKKHKAKLALTNRWPCSIFDDHPYHQASAKTAEKPQNVREAQEDFHNRDAISLEQEFSKYRNIPCQIEESLKEIKAPLIGLEYLIEHPPEEAHYEPKYICSLCTKQGHPRTILNHMTCYGHRYQYILRHFPKACSMLAPYRSQTCYREGVGIVVSRLAQRIEDKCGRQKPVNIEKEEYEKDKERIHRWIFKGRHYDENEGGTLEEIVDIDLITSLSQNDSSSKDRRSNSSERRDPSPPVVAAPAKPHFNHFSRPAGRQERRTGSVESLSDISDEGDTDMRRDSARNDRNSRPDDRRRAMSPVRSRYIIRNNIVGQRKSQEKTRPPNYEYKLKLAAEKRAAAEEFAKKTLAYHEKNPEKHPLYPEEWKKFWNKRYKEIQAEGKDPSKHDFKPEWIVFWTARMKVLHDEELRVTVNELYRKMCLSPPDMSRSSAEPPRRALDARRPPDTGRRLDDVGRRDDRRRSPFDRRRRSPDSRRRSPDPRRRSPDLRRRSPDLRRRSPDMHRRSPDPRRRSPDYRHRSPLHRRSPDFKRDRRSPMMRRSPIRRRSIDRHRSPLAHRPLARSRSPIRLSPMRGRGALEGRSGSPLSQRGMQARNRSPEHELAPSMQTVLISDDELKPDDGGLSPWNSDNEIGSVGSSASRRRGLGGGAGGGAPDDVVATLRLLVALEDYLGSLGPKLVDLLAEALKMEKEKANSSEELLVRESAVVLIETAKEKLKGAAQAGLVTGSAATAARAAVVRAAATLHEADKRARKKQQAEATKSSLAVAGVGAVDRAQIAQQMAAALVAQGKTDVSSDELAQLVDAVVGMAEAKQRQARRAEPARPAPPAAPRAAGAAGTTSALQMLQSAYDENDKRIEKDDAPDAMDGLSDSDLETLLKNFNELSAEEQHSLIAYLKKLEAREPARVERLRKYVSDAAHGPAPAPGPAPAAGPAPDPAPAPKVDSAQLVLESDDDDYTVEEVFKSATQKVKEDQIRQEMEIVKKSLEESKPSTPTAPVPEKTPEPAASVSSIADLSRHLSSASDLFALVQATIKSTTTPTPAPIVQPPEVVVSNTQPRSFGDLPEVPLVLQESLVPPAPLPSPSPLLRMPQDLGDNRKLQTPPSEHYQHGGPPPTDQYEQDNQRPNEDYNQSNPPPNEQFGQNDRFVPGNQPPNDRFAQGNLPINNRFGQVPTPNDRFGQGNPQNDRFGQGNPPMNERFGQINQPPIDRFPQQPNDRFGPGNQQPNDRFPPGNQPQIERFAQGNQPQMERFGPGNQPQMERFGPGNQPPNDRFGQPNQPPNDRFIQGNQPIIDRFVQGSQPFIDRFGQNIQPNEVYNQINQWIRPNTIMLENRAPLRGPNNPVQLLASGPYNPGLRQNFMNRNNFDNRPQMMNQQQFGNYDNQNNFRGRGGRGHFGGGPMRGRGRGYY; this is encoded by the exons AGAAGCCACAAAATGTAAGAGAAGCACAGGAAGACTTCCACAATCGGGACGCAATCAGTCTAGAGCAGGAGTTTTCCAAGTACAGAAACATTCCTTGTCAAATTGAGGAATCGCTGAAGGAAATCAA GGCTCCGTTGATAGGGCTGGAGTATCTAATCGAGCACCCGCCGGAGGAGGCGCACTACGAGCCCAAGTACATCTGCTCGCTGTGCACCAAGCAGGGTCACCCGCGCACCATCCTCAACCACATGACTTGTTACGGCCACCGATACCAGTATATT CTGCGCCACTTCCCGAAGGCGTGCAGCATGCTGGCGCCGTACCGCTCGCAGACGTGCTACCGCGAGGGCGTGGGCATCGTGGTCAGCCGCCTGGCGCAGCGCATCGAGGACAAGTGCGGCCGGCAGAAGCCCGTCAACATCGAGAAAGAGGAATATGAGAAAGACAA GGAGCGAATTCATCGTTGGATCTTCAAAGGGCGTCACTACGACGAGAATGAAGGCGGCACTTTGGAAGAGATCGTCGACATCGACCTTATTACCTCGCTCTCTCAAAATG ATTCGTCGTCTAAGGACAGGAGGTCAAACAG TTCGGAGAGGAGGGATCCATCGCCGCCGGTGGTCGCCGCGCCGGCTAAACCACACTTCAATCACTTTTCG CGGCCGGCGGGTCGGCAGGAGCGCCGCACGGGCTCCGTGGAGTCACTGTCGGACATCAGCGATGAGGGCGACACTGACATGCGCCGGGACTCGGCCAGGAATGATCGCAACTCTAG ACCGGATGATAGACGTCGCGCCATGTCACCGGTGCGAAGTCGATACATCATCAGAAATAACATTGTAGGCCAGAGGAAATCACAAGAGAAG ACGCGGCCGCCGAACTACGAATACAAGTTGAAGCTGGCGGCCGAGAAGCGCGCGGCGGCGGAGGAGTTCGCGAAGAAAACCCTTGCGTACCACGAGAAGAACCCCGAGAAACATCCACTGTACCCTGAGGAGTGGAAGAAGTTCTGGAACAAACGATACAAGGAAATACAAGCAG AGGGTAAAGACCCATCAAAGCACGACTTCAAGCCGGAGTGGATAGTGTTCTGGACGGCGCGGATGAAGGTGCTGCACGACGAGGAGCTGCGCGTGACCGTGAACGAGCTGTACCGCAAGATGTGCCTGTCGCCGCCCGACATGAGCCGCTCGTCGGCCGAGCCCCCGCGCCGCGCGCTGGACGCCCGCCGCCCGCCCGACACCGGCCGACGGTTGGACGACGTCGGAAGGCGCGATGACCGACGTCGGTCGCCGTTTGATCGTCGCCGGCGCTCGCCTGATTCACGGCGCCGTTCCCCGGATCCCCGGCGTCGGTCCCCGGACCTTCGACGTCGATCGCCGGACCTACGACGTCGGTCACCAGATATGCACCGTCGGTCTCCAGATCCGCGTCGACGGTCGCCGGACTACCGACATAGATCGCCGTTGCACAGGCGCTCTCCTGATTTTAAACGTGACCGCAG GTCACCCATGATGCGTCGCTCGCCCATCAGACGTCGCTCCATAGATCGTCACCGGTCACCGCTGGCGCACCGCCCTCTGGCACGCTCACGCAGTCCCATTAG ACTGAGTCCGATGCGCGGTCGCGGGGCGCTGGAGGGCCGCAGCGGCAGTCCGCTGTCGCAGCGCGGCATGCAGGCGCGCAACCGCAGTCCCGAGCACGAGCTCGCGCCCTCCATGCAGACCGTGCTCATCTCTGACGACGAGCTCAAACC aGATGATGGAGGTCTGTCGCCGTGGAACTCTGACAACGAGATCGGCTCGGTGGGGTCGAGCGCGTCGCGACGCCGCGGCCTGGGGGGCGGCGCGGGAGGGGGGGCGCCCGACGACGTCGTGGCCACCCTGCGCCTACTCGTGGCGCTCGAGGACTACCTCGGCAGTCTGGGGCCCAAGCTCGTCGACCTGCTCGCCGAGGCGCTCAAGATGGAGAAG GAGAAGGCGAACTCTTCGGAAGAGCTTCTCGTGCGTGAGAGTGCGGTGGTGCTGATCGAGACCGCCAAGGAGAAGCTGAAGGGCGCGGCGCAGGCGGGGCTCGTGACCGGCagcgccgccaccgccgcccgcgccgccgtcGTCCGCGCCGCCGCCACGCTGCACGAGGCCGACAAACGAGCGAGGAAAAAG CAACAGGCGGAGGCCACCAAGTCGTCGCTGGCGGTGGCGGGCGTGGGCGCCGTGGACCGCGCGCAGATCGCGCAGCAGATGGCGGCGGCGCTCGTGGCGCAGGGCAAGACCGACGTGTCCTCCGACGAGCTGGCGCAGCTCGTGGACGCCGTCGTGGGCATGGCCGAGGCCAAGCAGCGCCAGGCGCGCCGCGCGGAGCCcgcccgccccgcgccgcccgccgcgccccgTGCCGCCGGGGCCGCGGGCACCACCTCCGCGCTGCAGATGCTGCAGTCCGCCTACGACGAAAACGATAAAAG AATAGAGAAGGACGACGCTCCCGACGCGATGGACGGCCTGTCCGATTCGGACTTGGAGACGTTGCTCAAGAACTTCAACGAGCTGTCGGCGGAGGAGCAGCACAGCCTCATCGCGTACCTGAAGAAGCTGGAGGCGCGGGAGCCGGCGCGGGTGGAGCGCCTGCGCAAGTACGTGAGCGACGCGGCGCACGGGCCCGCGCCCGCCCCGgggcccgcgcccgccgcgggACCGGCGCCCGACCCCGCACCCGCACCCAAGGTTGACTCCGCACAGCTCGTGCTCGAGAGTGATGACGACGACTACACGGTGGAAGAG GTCTTCAAATCGGCGACACAAAAAGTGAAAGAAGACCAAATACGACAAGAAATGGAAATCGTAAAGAAGTCTTTGGAAGAGAGCAAACCTTCGACGCCGACTGCGCCGGTGCCCGAGAAGACACCCGAGCCGGCTGCGAGCGTGAGTTCAATCGCGGACCTCTCCCGACACTTGTCCTCGGCCAGTGACCTGTTCGCGTTGGTACAAGCCACTATCAAATCGACCACGACACCTACACCGGCGCCCATAGTCCAGCCCCCAGAAGTGGTGGTCAGTAATACACAACCTAGATCTTTTGGAGATCTCCCTGAAGTTCCACTCGTTCTTCAAGAGTCACTTGTTCCTCCTGCTCCGTTACCTTCGCCGTCGCCCCTGCTAAGAATGCCACAGGATTTAGGGGATAATAGAAAATTACAGACACCGCCAAGTGAGCACTACCAGCATGGTGGTCCACCGCCGACTGACCAATACGAGCAGGATAATCAGCGGCCAAATGAAGATTACAATCAAAGCAATCCACCGCCGAATGAACAGTTCGGTCAAAATGACCGATTTGTTCCCGGGAATCAGCCGCCAAATGATAGGTTCGCTCAAGGAAATTTACCAATAAACAATAGGTTTGGTCAAGTTCCTACCCCAAATGACCGCTTTGGTCAGGGAAATCCCCAGAATGATCGTTTTGGTCAAGGAAACCCACCCATGAACGAACGTTTCGGTCAAATAAACCAGCCGCCAATTGATCGTTTTCCTCAACAACCAAATGATCGTTTTGGTCCAGGAAACCAACAGCCAAATGATCGTTTCCCTCCAGGCAACCAGCCCCAAATTGAACGTTTTGCTCAAGGAAATCAACCGCAAATGGAACGTTTTGGACCAGGAAACCAGCCACAAATGGAACGCTTTGGACCAGGAAATCAACCACCTAATGATCGATTCGGTCAACCAAACCAACCTCCAAATGATCGCTTTATTCAAGGAAACCAACCGATAATTGATCGTTTCGTACAAGGAAGTCAACCTTTCATCGACCGTTTCGGTCAAAATATTCAACCGAACGAAGTCTACAACCAAATTAATCAATGGATTAGGCCTAATACCATTATGCTTGAAAACCGAGCGCCATTGAGAGGACCGAATAACCCGGTGCAGTTGCTTGCCAGTGGTCCGTACAATCCGGGGCTTCgacaaaatttcatgaatagaaataattttgataaccGACCACAGATGATGAACCAGCAACAATTTGGTAACTACgacaatcaaaataatttcagaGGTCGAGGAGGGAGGGGACACTTCGGAGGAGGACCCATGAGAGGTCGCGGCCGAGGTTACTATTAA